The sequence GATGCTTAACTATTGTAAAACAAGCACATATTCAGAATATGAGTATGGCTTTTCTATTGATATCTTTGCATCTCTTGGATCAGGCGCTAGGCATTCCGGAACATAACATTGAGTGGCGTGATCCCTTTGGCTATGAACGCTATTTCAGACAGAATTGGAAACGGTAACGTGTATTGATTGTGATCCTCTGCCAGATCTTTTTATAAAGTGAATGCTCCCTTTCAGATTTATAAAACAAAAATTCCCTGGAGGAAACCTTCAGGGAATTTCAGTAACAAACCACTTACAACCTAAATTTTATTTTTATATCTATGATCAGACCTTGCGTCTGAGGATATGTCTGCTTGACTTACACTACAAAGGTACTGCGATCAGATCAATTGTAAAGTCATAATACGTTCATTATCATACATGTATGCTTTCTATCCAGTTTTTGAAAGAAAGCGTCAAATAGCTAAACAGCTATGCTTTCAAGGGCCTTTTCTAACGCAGTTTCCTGCAATCCGGGGATTCCCGTTCCTTCCACACGAAACACAGTTACGTCTGTAATGCCTAGAAATCCTAAGAAGTGTTTCATATAAGGTACAGCAAAGTCGTAGGCCTGCATCTGATCATTGCCAAAAACACCTGCTGAGCCAAAAGCGATGTAGGCTTTTTTGTTTTTCAGCAATCCTTCCACTCCACTCTCACTATACCGAAACGTTAGCCGTGCTCTTGCAATGTGGTCAAAATAGGCTTTCAGACTGGATGTGATGGAGTAGTTATACATAGGTGCTCCAATCACCAGAATATCTGCATCCTGAAGTTCAGCAACAGCCTCGTCTGACCTTCTTACAGCAAGCTCTTGTTCGGGTGTACGGCTTTCTTCCGGAGTAAAAAACGAACTGATCTGAATGGGTCCCAAATGAGGATAGGGATTTGCGGAAAGGTCAATTTCTTTAACCACTGTATCAGGGTCTTTTGTTTTGATCCTGTCAATAATAGCGTTTCCTAACGTAAGCGTTAAGGATTCAGCACCGCGGGTGCTGGAAATAATGTGCAGTACTTTTGCCATGTCCGAATAGTTTAGATGGATACAAAGCAAAATTATATACCTTTACTACTCAAAAGTAAGTCGTATACTTTTGTATAGTGGTATACTAAACTATAGTTTCAACATAATCAATTAGTTATGAAGAAGATATCAGAAATGGAAAGCATCCGGGAATGCTCCAGCAATTATATTCTGGCAGTTAACGACACGATAAATGTAATCCACGGGAAATGGAAAGCTGCGATTATCTCTTCCTTGCTGTTCGGTAAAAAACGATATGGCGAGCTACAAAAAGAAATCCCCAAAATCACTCCCCGGATGTTGTCCAAAGAATTACGGGATCTGGAAGCCAACGGAATGGTGGTACGAACGGTTCATGACACAATTCCTGTCACTGTCGAATATGAATTAACCCAATCGGGCTATGCCTTCCAGCATGTACTGGATGTTATGCTGGAATGGGGATTAGAACACCGTAAACGTATAATTGGCAGTACGAAATAACATCAAATGAATACAGAGACCCGGAAACTAGACAGAGAAGAAGCAGATAAGATCTCCAAAAGTATACAAGAGCTGGAGGAAACTATTTATAAGCCATTGAATTGGCCCCTTATTATTGGTTTGGTGATAGTAATCACTTTGTCTGCCATTCACATTTATTATTATCACAAATCAAATTGGGCTTTACCATCTATGTGTGTGGTTGCCTATTGTCCTATATGGATATGGGTACTAATTGAAAATAAATACAAAGGAAGGAAAAAGAAGATTGAGCTTTTAGAATCCTGGAAAGCTGTTCAGCAATCACAGGTAGCCAGAGTTAATAAGATACAGGCTAAGAGGGTTGTTACATTTGAAGAATATGAGGATGAAGGTGTGCTTTATCTGATCGAAGACATAGAAGGTAAGTGCTTTTATCTATGGGATGAGCAATACCTGATTCCGGAAGAGGGGTCGTTCCCTTGTGAAACATTTGAAGTTTACCAGGATGATGTTCTTATCTATTCCATGGAAACCAAAGTTCGGTGCCAAAGTGAAAAGATGAAAGCAATAACTGTTTCCGGAAAGGAAAAGTGGAAGTATTTTGGTGATCGAGGGTTTCCCGGTGAGTTTGAACCTGAGCCAAAGGGCTTGGATGGTATACTGGACGAAATAAGGACAGTGCTTGTTAAATAGAAACTGATCGGACTTTCTTCTACTACTATAGATGGACCAAGAAAGAGGATATATGCAATCTTAACTATCAACTTTAAAAAACTTCTCGTTCTGAAAGAAAAATCTCCCGTCCTTCTCTCCCCTTTTGTCCTTCTGAAAGAAACTTGTGACAAATAGAGCCACGTTTCCGATTGGAGTTATCAGAAACTCTTAAAACCAGATAAAGTCCATTTTAGGATTCTCCTTTTGTATTAAAGTTACCTTTGTATTGTGATTCATTAACTTAATTTCACTTTCCCGACTAATCGCATCATGTATATTTTGAACGATTTCATAATAAAGTAATTTGTAGCAATAATACTTTCCAGCAAAGGACGCATTATTCCCTCTATTGGCACGATGCTCTGCCAGTCGTCTTTCCAAATCGTTTGTGACACCTGTATATAAGGTTGTCTTACCAGGATTTGTTATGATATACACATAATAGGACATAGTAACCTGTCTATACAGTGTGTGTATCCTTTGTAACCTTTATTTCTTATTTTGAAGTCTAATTTATTTTCTTCCAATCGGAAACAAGGCACTATTTGTCACAAGTTTCTTTCAAGAGGACAGGGAGAGTGTTTTTTCTTTATGTAAAAATCACTCTTTAAGAAAAGATATGGGACAAGATAAGGGAAAGGGAAGATTCTTTCAGAAAGGCAGGAAAGAACACTCCTTGCAGAAAGGCAGTTCAGAGACATGATTTTTCCAGAGAGATAGACTAGAAAGAGAAGGACAGCCAAATATGAATTAGATCCTTATTCATGAAAAAAGTAAGGAACAAGATCAGTGATACACTTTCCAAATCTTACCCAATCTTTACCCGCTCGCCCAGAAAGTGAGGTTCTTTGTTCAGGTATAGGTCTATGAATACTTTCACACGTGCCAGCCATTCGCGGGTATGGGTTTTATAGCCATTTGCACCCTTAATGTCTCGGGCATTGTAGGCAACAGCGTCCACACCTTTGTGTCTGGCCAGGAAAACAGCCCGTTGGTTATGAAAAGGTTGTGAGATAACTGTAAATGACTCCTGTCCGAATATTTCTTTGGCCCGTACAACCGAATCAAGCGTCCGGAAACCGGCATAATCCAGATAAATGCGGTTTTCAGGTACTCCCAACTTCACCAGTGCATCTTTCATATCCCGTGGCTCATTGTAGTTTTTTGAGCTATTATCTCCACTCACCAGCAGATAGTCGACCTTCTTGTTTTTAAACAAGCTATAGGCAGCCTGAATCCTGTAGCTAAAATAAGGATTAGCCTGTCCGCTTGCCAGCTTTTCGGAGGTTCCCAGTACCAGCCCTACCCTATGGTGGGGTATAGCCTGTACATCTGTATACAAATAGGATTTCGTTTCGCGCGTAATAGTCCAGTTGCACACAAGAGTCACTCCAGCTAAAAAGACCAGAATCAAAACAACAAAGGTCAGTTTTCTTTTCATGTCCGGGAAAGTTAAAAAACGCCTTCAAGATAAAAAAAGAGTTTACTGTATCCAACTGATTTGACCAGATCCGGTACACGGTAAAAATATATGCCATCCCCAAATTACTTTGGCACGGGTTTCGCATTGAGTGTGCTTAGTAAAACATACTGCTTCACAAGCTACTATAACTATGAAAAAAATTCTTTTCTCTTTTATTGCCTTTTTAGGCGTATTCGTATGTACCTATGCCCAGGTTGAAGTTCGGTATGGAATTCGTGGGGGTATGAACCTTTCAAGCTGGCAAGGTGAAACTATGCAAAGTATCAGTGATCTGTTAGGCGCAACCGATGGTGCGGTTACTACACAGTCCCGTGTGGGATTCCATGCCGGTGGCTATGCAGCCATTAAACTCAGCGACTACTTCACACTTGAACCCGGCCTTCAGTACTCTCTCAAAGGCACCGAGCTAACAGGTAGACTCAATGGAAATTCTCAGGTAATCGATTTCCTGAATGTCAACACCACTTTCCGGGTGCAATCGCACTACATTGAGATGCCGATCTTAGCCAAAGTATATCTGGCAGAAGGATTTCATTTGTTTGCAGGTCCGCAGGTAAGTTACCTCGTCGACAATAAGGTACACGTGAGAGCTAGCGTGCTAGGTATATCGGCCTTTAACCGTACGCTGGATATTAACAACGGATTTCAGAAATGGGATTTCAGTGGTGTGGCAGGTATAGGCTATCGCTTCGTGAATGGGGTAAATATCATGGCTGCCTACGATTATGGATTCCAGCGCCTGGATGAAAACAAACGCTTTAATACTTATAACCGTACTATAAAATTTTCGATTGGATATGAATTCTGATACACATTCTGAGCAGAAGTGTTAGATTAATTACATATTGACATCGGTCATACCGAATGTTGGATGTGAGTAAACCCAAGCCTATGCTTTTGAAAAGTATGGGCTTGGGTTTATTTTTTATAAATCTCTCTTTCTGCGTTGATTTATTGTCCCGATCATTATTCTTCCACTAACCTGTTCATTTTTTGCTTGCTGATATCTAGAGTCGGTTGATAGTCCAGAACCTATCTTTTTCATAGGCTTCTTTCTTCGTTGTTTGCTCTATCTACATTTGTTTATTGTCTCTTACCTCACTCTTCTTGTAGCTTCTTCATTTTTTGCTTGCCCAAAAAACGAAGCAAAAAAGGGCACTTTTCTCCGATCCTTCCCCCCGCAAGGCCAAAGGCCAACCTCGCGGAGAAAAGATTGCCAACGCACCTACACCACCTTACACGATTGAAGTTTCCTTTGCTCTCTTTGTAACATTTGTTGTTACTTTCTCAATGACATTCTTTTATCAAAATTTGGGATAATTCTTGTATTTTTTGATTCTATCAATCTACCCATAGGTAGCTCCTGCTGACTTTTTCTGTGAAAGCAGTAATAAGCCCAAAAACGTTAATACGCCGTTTAGGATCAGTAACTCAAAGCCGAACTTGTAGCCGTTCAGCCAGGTGTTGGCGTTGGTATTGATGATATAACACAGAATAGGTGACAGAATACATACTACAGGAACAAAGCGATCTTTTACAGAAAGTTTGGTCAGCAACCCAAAAGAGAACAAACCCAGCAAAGGCCCATATGTGTAACCAGCTACCGTGAATACAGCCTTTACCACACTTTGGTCATTAATGGCTTTAAAAATCAGGATCACAATCAGCAGCGCAATAGACATACACAAATGCACAATCGTTTTCAGCCGTTTCCGCTTCTCTTCCGGACGGTTTTCAAAATCCAGAAAGTCGATACAGAATGATGTAGTTAACGAAGCCAGAGCAGAGTCGGCACTGGCATAGGATGAAGCGGTAATGCCTAGCAAAAAGAATACGCCTGCTACAATGCCAAACTTGTTTAATTTTAGCAATAAGGTAGGATACAGATCATCAGTATGGGCTGGAATAGGAATGTTTTGCTGATTGGAGTAGATATATAGTAATGCCCCCAGTGTCAGAAACAGGATATTCACAAACAGGAAGACAGTACTGAATGTATACATATTCTTCTGGGCATCCTGCAAGTTCCGACAAGTCAGGTTTTTCTGCATCAGATCCTGGTCCAGTCCAAACATAGCCACAGTGGTAAATAATCCGGCAAAGAACTGCTTGTAGAAGAACTTGTTACTCTTGGGATCATCAAAAAAGAATGCTTTTGAATAATCACTAGCCCTTACCGTATCAATCAATCCACCCAGAGACAACCCCAATGCTTCACTGATCAGATACACACTCAGCAGCAAAGCGGCAATTAAGAACGTTGTTTGAAAGGCATCCGTCCACAGAATCGTTTTAATTCCACCTTTGGAAGTAATCAGCCAGATAAGAGCAATGGTAATCAGCACATTGACAGCGAAAGGCACATTCCATTCATCGAATAGCGCCAGTTGCAATACGGAGGCCGTAAGAAATAACCGAAAGGCAGCTCCGATGGTCCGGGAAACCAGAAACGCCGCAGCTCCCGATTTATACGACCAGAAACCCAGTCTCTTTTGCAGGTAGGTATAAATTGAAACCAGATTCATCCGGTAATAGACAGGCATAAGCACCAATGCCACAACCATATAGCCTGCTACGTTTCCCAGGATAAACTGAAGATAGGAAAACTGTGAGTTACCTACCTCCCCCGGAACGGATATAAACGTGACACCAGAGATAGCTGTTCCAATCATACTGTACGCCACCAGATACCAGGGCGAGCTTTTTCCCGCAGTAAAAAAAGTATGTGTGGTAGCCCCCCGGCTGGTGATGTAGGAGATTAAAATCAATACACCAAAGTAAATAAGAAGAATGGTTAAAACTAAGTAGGGATTCATGGGTTAAGCCAAAAATATAATCGACTGATTTTTAATACATTGACACTTTTCATTTACTACAAAGTGTATTCTTTTTTCTAGGAAAAACGCAGTTAAATTGGATATTTTTTCATAAATTTGCTAACTAATCTTTATAGACATTCTCCTTTGAAATTCAGTAAAGAAAGATAATAATTTTATTCTAAACAGATTTTTCTTTCATAAAGCAGTATGCAAACGTTATTTGATACAGAAGTAGAAGTACTGGAAGAGGACGTCGCAGTAGAACAGGAACAATGGGCACTTGTGGTATTCAATGATGATGTCAATACCTTTGAGCATGTGATTCAAGCCTTGATTGAGGTTTGTAAACACACTCCTGAGCAGGCAGAACAATGTACCTGGATCATTCATTTTAAAGGCAAATGCACTGTTAAGAATGGCTCCTTCGACGAACTTGCTTCTATGCGAAACTCTATCTGTAATCGGGGTATCTCAGCAGAAGTACTCTAGTAAATTACAAACCACGATTTATACATTGTAGCTATGTGAATGTATGGATCTGAAAATCTGAAAAACAGTAGATGAACTACCCATCCAAATTGATAGAGAACGCTGTCAATGAAGTCTCTAAGTTACCAGGTATTGGAAAAAAAACTGCTTTACGTCTTGTTCTGCATTTGTTGAAACGAGAAGAAGAAACCACGCTGGCTCTGGCAGAATCGCTAACCCAGCTACGCACCCAGATCAAATATTGCAGAAATTGCCACAATATCTCTGATGCAGACGTATGTGCCATTTGCGCCAATGCCATGAGAGATCGGTCTATTATCTGTGTGGTGGAAGATACCCGTGATGTATTGGCGATTGAGAATACATCTCAGTACAAAGGACTGTATCACGTGCTGGGTGGCATTATCTCTCCGATTGAAGGGGTAGGTCCGAATGATCTTCATATTGACTCGCTGATCCGCAGAATCCCTGACTCAGATGTTAAAGAAGTGATTCTTGCCCTGAGTCCTACTATGGAAGGAGATACAACAGCCTTTTACCTAACGAAAAAGCTAAAACCTTTTGATCTGAAGATAAGTACTATCGCCAGAGGTATTCCAATAGGTGGCGAACTGGAGTATGCAGATGAGATTACGCTGGGTCGTAGTATTATGACTCGTGTAGCCTATGAAAGTTAAGAGGATCTTCCTGCTATAAAACAAAACGGGTTACTGATAAAGTCGAAGATCTAAAATCATAAAAATAACAGAGCCTACATCTTTCTTATAAGTGTAGGCTCTGTTTTGTTTTACTTGCTTATTAACTTCTTTTTCTTAAATTCCCTTGCATCACTCTACTTACCTCTATAGATCTTTCTTCCTTCATTTCTTTATAAACTCTTTCATGATTCTACTTGTGGCATCCTACTTTTTTGCTTGTCCAAAAAAGTAGGCCAAAAAGGACACTTTTCTCCGATCCTTCTGCCCGCAAGGCCAAAGGCCAACCTGGCGGAGAAAAGATTGCCTACGCACCTACACTGCCTCTCACGATTGAAGTCGTCTTTGCTCTCTTTGTAGCGTAGTTGACATTACTTCTGATTTAAGCCGCATGTTGTATCTGCGATTTTTCTGTCTTCTTTAATAAGGGTTCTATCTTTTGTGTCAGACGATCTTTCACAAATCCTTTACTGATATAGTCAGGCAATTGATTCACAATCATCTCATAGGTTTCCAGACCTACTGCTTTAGCAATGTAACTTTCATGAATCAGATTCAGATAGCTGACAATCTCAAGCAAACATTGATGAAACAGACTAAAATCAATCTCAGCCTCTACGAAGCGTTCAATCTCCCGATGACGGGTTGATATTCTTAATCTTTCCAGCAAATCAAAATAGGTAGTATATCCCAATCGCCAGTTTATCTTCTGCCAGTGCTGAACTGTGAACTTATCCAGAATCTCCCCTTTCTTATTACGCAAAGCCGTCTGCGGATTGCTCTGCATCTGCTGACGAATGGCTCTGGCATATAGCTTTCGTGTAGTACGCAAAAACTGTCCAACCTGTGCCTGAGCTTCCATAGATTCGGTAGCTAGCTGCAAACCAGGCTTACGGGCGGCTAAAGGCAATCTGTGCACAATAAAGCTATCATAGGTTCCTGAGGCATAATAGGCTATCGGAAACGGATAATATCCTTTTACCACCAGCATTCCGGTTTCGCGTTTTATACGTTCATTGTTGTTCTGTACAATCCCAAAGGTTGACAGGAAAGCACGCAACCCAAATAATACACTATAATAAGCCTGAGGAAACGTCCAGTGTAACGCATTACGCAGGTACTGTTCATTCCCAAGCTCTGCCGTTGAACGCAAAGCATATTCTGTACTCCAGCAGTTTAGCAACAGCTTTTTAACTTCTTCTATAGTGGCTGTTGGTAAGGCTGGCTTGTAGTTTATAAATTGAGGCATTATATCCAAATCATAGGCATTTTCAGCATGTTGAATATGATAATGCATGCCAAAGAAGTGATTTAGAAACACTTGTGCGGGAATTGACTTTTTCCAAGTATCCTGCTCCTGTTCTTCCTGCTTGTCTATATCCTGAAAAAGAGATAAAGATTCAAGCATTTTCGTTTCGTTTTTCATAGTTCTCAATTAATAGCAGTGTTATATTATCTAGTTATAAATTTACAAAATATTTGGCATTTTACCAACAAATAAATCATAAAATATAACTCAAAATAATAGGTATTATATCGGATAGATATACATTTTATCTCCCCAAAACCAAACACTGCTACAATCAAATGAAAACCTGAAAATCAGCATGAAATCCACATATCACTATTATAAATATTATCAAC is a genomic window of Xanthocytophaga agilis containing:
- a CDS encoding porin family protein gives rise to the protein MKKILFSFIAFLGVFVCTYAQVEVRYGIRGGMNLSSWQGETMQSISDLLGATDGAVTTQSRVGFHAGGYAAIKLSDYFTLEPGLQYSLKGTELTGRLNGNSQVIDFLNVNTTFRVQSHYIEMPILAKVYLAEGFHLFAGPQVSYLVDNKVHVRASVLGISAFNRTLDINNGFQKWDFSGVAGIGYRFVNGVNIMAAYDYGFQRLDENKRFNTYNRTIKFSIGYEF
- a CDS encoding ATP-dependent Clp protease adaptor ClpS — its product is MQTLFDTEVEVLEEDVAVEQEQWALVVFNDDVNTFEHVIQALIEVCKHTPEQAEQCTWIIHFKGKCTVKNGSFDELASMRNSICNRGISAEVL
- a CDS encoding sodium:solute symporter — encoded protein: MNPYLVLTILLIYFGVLILISYITSRGATTHTFFTAGKSSPWYLVAYSMIGTAISGVTFISVPGEVGNSQFSYLQFILGNVAGYMVVALVLMPVYYRMNLVSIYTYLQKRLGFWSYKSGAAAFLVSRTIGAAFRLFLTASVLQLALFDEWNVPFAVNVLITIALIWLITSKGGIKTILWTDAFQTTFLIAALLLSVYLISEALGLSLGGLIDTVRASDYSKAFFFDDPKSNKFFYKQFFAGLFTTVAMFGLDQDLMQKNLTCRNLQDAQKNMYTFSTVFLFVNILFLTLGALLYIYSNQQNIPIPAHTDDLYPTLLLKLNKFGIVAGVFFLLGITASSYASADSALASLTTSFCIDFLDFENRPEEKRKRLKTIVHLCMSIALLIVILIFKAINDQSVVKAVFTVAGYTYGPLLGLFSFGLLTKLSVKDRFVPVVCILSPILCYIINTNANTWLNGYKFGFELLILNGVLTFLGLLLLSQKKSAGATYG
- a CDS encoding GIY-YIG nuclease family protein gives rise to the protein MYIITNPGKTTLYTGVTNDLERRLAEHRANRGNNASFAGKYYCYKLLYYEIVQNIHDAISRESEIKLMNHNTKVTLIQKENPKMDFIWF
- a CDS encoding FMN-dependent NADH-azoreductase; this encodes MAKVLHIISSTRGAESLTLTLGNAIIDRIKTKDPDTVVKEIDLSANPYPHLGPIQISSFFTPEESRTPEQELAVRRSDEAVAELQDADILVIGAPMYNYSITSSLKAYFDHIARARLTFRYSESGVEGLLKNKKAYIAFGSAGVFGNDQMQAYDFAVPYMKHFLGFLGITDVTVFRVEGTGIPGLQETALEKALESIAV
- a CDS encoding helix-turn-helix domain-containing protein; the encoded protein is MKKISEMESIRECSSNYILAVNDTINVIHGKWKAAIISSLLFGKKRYGELQKEIPKITPRMLSKELRDLEANGMVVRTVHDTIPVTVEYELTQSGYAFQHVLDVMLEWGLEHRKRIIGSTK
- the recR gene encoding recombination mediator RecR: MNYPSKLIENAVNEVSKLPGIGKKTALRLVLHLLKREEETTLALAESLTQLRTQIKYCRNCHNISDADVCAICANAMRDRSIICVVEDTRDVLAIENTSQYKGLYHVLGGIISPIEGVGPNDLHIDSLIRRIPDSDVKEVILALSPTMEGDTTAFYLTKKLKPFDLKISTIARGIPIGGELEYADEITLGRSIMTRVAYES
- a CDS encoding SanA/YdcF family protein, whose translation is MKRKLTFVVLILVFLAGVTLVCNWTITRETKSYLYTDVQAIPHHRVGLVLGTSEKLASGQANPYFSYRIQAAYSLFKNKKVDYLLVSGDNSSKNYNEPRDMKDALVKLGVPENRIYLDYAGFRTLDSVVRAKEIFGQESFTVISQPFHNQRAVFLARHKGVDAVAYNARDIKGANGYKTHTREWLARVKVFIDLYLNKEPHFLGERVKIG